From Halichondria panicea chromosome 12, odHalPani1.1, whole genome shotgun sequence, a single genomic window includes:
- the LOC135345208 gene encoding hepatocyte growth factor receptor-like isoform X1 — MLLSLLFLFLLQRAAHSQYFSYDYAETDTLPGLQVDSTGRTFLAADNYLYRLNAQLIQEERVDLGDTVITEGLSLSSTGMLVVCLNDLSCSVYNASNLIAGPIRSVSNAIGSLDFGVAIIASRDTFYTGEDNYGMVLKQFGEGFNRSSDNNPSGELNEFVLEDSDFSRQFYAYGGFVSGGFAYYVVVDFQPVSALAIRLLRVCNMPDCGGPSTCGVTALYELGINCGFQTITEDTCLCAVSLAEDFSGISGPTAVINLCYGGTNSICVVNITAVNEAMDAKYDSCIVSRTVGEKVGLPWRTGSDNCDTLPQPQETRNRCDTPSPVGLLILNGGIDIIAPVCINFGKSFIAIASVAVKVEHFSFVFVATNEPIIRGYDVSGTSTLGPDSAFYNQQLASNVLHLSWHEGLNYITAASWNSVFQIPIEECFQRLDCTSCTSDLNPLCGWCVVEKKCSRQTQCQNSSISSRWTQDNANCFTAATVEPMQLVLDPEILATELTVTLTSPGLPNLLPGESFYCHLADSEGRFPPIIVPAVEVTPGTVFSCDIEGLVPDYPGVTATINLGFQNSLFNEPFDITNQALTIYRCSAGESCKNCLGINNPCRWCNLNKQCSGTSAPCKNVSHFLQVFAGNDFTAECPLLDTPPSGGYTQPVRVAQDLRLTTRNLISPTDGFEYYCVVNGVSLTAQYENESSILCTVGSGQLTLSPGVGSFPVVVMVTWTGNDINHTLSNTMQQLSVTLYDCRDLASGYLECIAVRMGSEFACGWCGGSCEVMQECSNTFITEGDNPPAPVINSFTPMSGPVEGGTAITLRGTDFGRTFVDVQNSILTLGGVACIPLITGYIPWQQFVCETAHFLTEGSKDFSLTIDSRVAVVIGGSFTAIDPTVSSVTPTFGPMAGGTKVVVRGTALNVGNQEDTRVFLEVSESYYVCKILSIESQVICCSTSAANLTSTALVVVSIDAARVSNPGMVFSYRNNPNVTAVFPSNTIPSGGITLTFTGLDLDVVQQHVLEVYQPMGDPLRSNCSVVDNTTITCLTPSLTTTSLTPLDYALWFDDVPLITQAHFLISVQPDPSQFRLDSSQEVTSGTETLIRIVGDNVDSVETSEIRVIVGGEECTTTPSSLRGNEIICIAPLELPGGENSAIIQVNVGSNISQVLDQQLTYTSPVTAAVPLEIIIPSVLGVIVMIVCVMLIIFVRFYLNSRKKIVSIAVHEQMMEIVANTRTREDIFPMDGNTALIKSELVEIAESIPDSIKIPASILKLSSTAIGQGEFGVVYKGVLTDWNNVPIQGVAVKTLKGLFSLSDVQSMVCEVNKMQDFDHPHVMSLIGVCLDAGPGIAIVMPYMANGSVIGYLKRERSSLELDDDCEIDQVLEVRKLLLKMCHQIALGMAYLAEQNFVHRDLAARNCMLDSGGGIRVGDFGLAEDVYTSGYFRQNDRANVKLPYKWMALESLNDAIFTEKTDVWSYGVTMWEVFNGGKTPYPAVDPHSLIQLLGEGRRLEKPLNAACAIEISKLMRQCWREDPEERPTFSQLSSIVERLLTSIAGYTELCMVLLNPIQEAEQLKCDNLPTPTEDAHRYVDGPLDHPL, encoded by the exons ATGTTATTGTCactcttatttttgtttttgctgCAAAGAGCAGCTCATTCTCAATATTTCTCCTATGATTATGCTGAAACTGATACTCTCCCAGGACTGCAAGTGGACTCCACTGGGAGAACATTCCTTGCTGCAGACAACTATCTGTATAGACTGAATGCTCAGCTAATACAAGAGGAGAGAGTTGATCTAGGAGATACTGTCATTACCGAAGGACTTTCCCTGAGCTCTACTGGGATGTTGGTGGTGTGTTTAAATGATCTCTCTTGCTCTGTCTACAATGCAAGTAACCTCATTGCTGGTCCTATCAGGAGTGTCAGTAATGCTATAGGAAGTTTGGATTTTGGAGTAGCTATCATTGCGTCAAGAGACACTTTCTACACTGGAGAAGACAATTATGGGATGGTACTGAAACAATTCGGAGAAGGTTTCAATAGATCGTCTGACAACAATCCATCAGGCGAACTCAATGAATTTGTTTTGGAAGATAGTGACTTTTCACGACAATTCTATGCATATGGTGGTTTTGTGAGTGGTGGATTTGCCTATTACGTTGTCGTCGACTTTCAACCTGTTAGTGCACTAGCTATAAGACTGTTACGTGTTTGCAACATGCCTGATTGTGGAGGCCCAAGTACCTGTGGAGTGACTGCTTTGTATGAACTGGGAATCAATTGTGGCTTTCAAACGATCACTGAAGATACTTGTTTATGTGCAGTGTCACTAGCAGAGGACTTCAGTGGGATATCTGGACCCACTGCTGTTATAAATCTTTGCTACGGTGGTACTAACTCTATTTGTGTGGTCAATATCACTGCTGTCAATGAAGCTATGGACGCTAAATATGACTCTTGTATTGTGTCACGGACTGTTGGAGAAAAAGTTGGCTTACCATGGAGAACAGGCTCAGATAACTGCGATACTCTGCCTCAGCCTCAG GAAACAAGGAACAGATGTGACACACCCAGTCCAGTCGGCCTTCTTATCCTAAATGGTGGTATTGACATAATAGCACCAGTTTGTATCAACTTTGGAAAGAGTTTTATCGCCATAGCTTCAGTAGCTGTGAAAGTGGAGCATTTTTCCTTTGTGTTTGTGGCAACTAATGAGCCCATTATAAGAGGA TACGATGTCAGTGGTACATCGACTCTGGGCCCCGATAGTGCATTCTACAATCAGCAATTGGCCTCTAATGTATTACATTTGTCATGGCACGAGGGTCTAAACTACATCACAGCAGCCTCTTGGAACTCT GTGTTCCAAATACCGATTGAAGAGTGCTTCCAGCGTTTAGACTGTACTAGTTGTACCAGTGACCTCAACCcgctgtgtgggtggtgtgtggtggagaAAAAGTGCTCTCGTCAGACGCAGTGTCAGAACTCCAGTATTTCTAGTAGATGGACACAGGACAATGCCAACTGTTTTACTGCTGCTACTGTGGAGCCTATGCAACTTGTGCTTGACCCTGAGATTCTTGCCACTGAG cTCACAGTGACCCTGACCTCTCCCGGCCTGCCTAACCTCCTTCCTGGAGAGAGCTTCTACTGTCATCTGGCGGACAGTGAAGGACGTTTCCCACCCATCATAGTACCAGCTGTTGAGGTCACCCCAGGAACAGTGTTCAGTTGTGATATTGAAGGACTGGTACCTGACTACCCTGGAGTGACTGCAACCATCAACCTGGGCTTTCAAAACTCTCTGTTCAATGAGCCATTTGATATCACCAACCAAGCGCTTACCATCTACAGGTGCTCAGCAGGAGAAAG CTGTAAGAATTGTCTTGGGATAAATAATCCGTGTCGATGGTGTAACCTCAACAAGCAATGCAGTGGAACATCAGCTCCTTGCAAGAATGTATCTCACTTCCTACAG GTGTTTGCAGGCAACGACTTCACTGCCGAGTGCCCCTTGTTGGACACGCCCCCCTCTGGTGGGTACACTCAACCAGTAAGGGTGGCCCAGGACCTTCGACTGACCACCAGGAACCTCATCTCCCCT ACAGATGGCTTTGAGTACTATTGTGTTGTGAATGGAGTTAGTCTGACAGCTCAGTATGAGAACGAGAGCTCCatcctgtgtacagtgggcAGTGGACAA CTCACACTTTCCCCTGGTGTTGGAAGTTTCCCTGTGGTTGTTATGGTAACCTGGACGGGGAATGACATCAACCACACACTGAGCAACACCATGCAACAACTTTCAG TGACGTTGTATGATTGTCGTGACTTGGCCAGTGGATATCTGGAATGTATTGCAGTCAGAATGGGGTCAGAGTTTgcatgtgggtggtgtgggggtaGTTGTGAGGTGATGCAAGAGTGCTCCAATACTTTCATTACTGAGGGGGACAATCCTCCTGCCCCTGTCATCAACTCATTCACTCCAATGTCAG GACCAGTTGAGGGTGGTACAGCAATCACTTTGAGGGGTACTGACTTCGGAAGAACTTTTGTTGACGTTCAGAACTCCATCCTTACATTAGGAGGCGTGGCTTGCATTCCCCTCATCACTGGTTATATACCATGGCAACAGTTTGTCTGTGAGACTGCACATTTTTTAACAGAAGGGTCAAAAGACTTCTCTCTGACTATTGACTCTAGAGTAGCCGTTGTAATTGGTGGCTCCTTCACTGCGATAGATCCTACTGTCAGCAGTGTGACTCCCACCTTTGGACCCATGGCCGGGGGAACTAAAGTGGTTGTGAGGGGTACTGCACTGAACGTGGGTAACCAGGAGGACACTAGAGTCTTTCTAGAGGTCAGCGAGTCATACTACGTCTGCAAAATATT ATCTATCGAGTCTCAAGTGATTTGTTGCAGTACCTCAGCAGCAAACCTCACCTCTACTGCTTTGGTGGTAGTGTCCATTGATGCTGCCAGAGTCAGCAATCCAGGAATGGTCTTCAGTTATCGTAACAACCCTAATGTGACTGCTGTGTTTCCTAGCAACACCATTCCCAGTGGAGGCATCACACTGACCTTTACTGGACTGGACTTGGACGTAGTACAGCAGCATGTGTTGGAGGTATACCAGCCAATGGGGGATCCTCTG AGGAGCAACTGCAGTGTTGTGGACAATACCACCATCACATGCTTGACTCCTAGTCTGACAACAACCTCACTCACCCCATTGGACTATGCCCTATGGTTTGATGATGTCCCACTCATTACACAAGCACACTTCCTTATCAGCGTCCAACCAGATCCTTCTCAATTTAGACTAGATAGTTCTCAAGAGGTCACCAGTGGCACAGAGACGCTCATACGCATTGTG GGTGATAATGTTGACTCAGTAGAGACCAGTGAGATAAGAGTGATCGTGGGAGGCGAGGAGTGTACTACGACACCTAGTAGTTTAAGAGGAAACGAAATCATCTGTATCGCCCCCTTGGAGCTCCCGGGAGGGGAAAACTCAGCCATCATTCAA GTGAACGTTGGGAGCAACATCTCTCAAGTATTGGACCAGCAGCTGACTTACACAAGTCCTGTGACTGCTGCAGTTCCACTGGAGATCATCATCCCGAGTGTTTTGGGGGTTATTgtgatgattgtgtgtgtaatgCTAATCATTTTTGTTCGTTTCTATCTGAACTCTCGGAAGAAGATCGTGTCAATTGCTGTGCATGAACAGATGATGGAAATCGTGGCTAATAC GAGAACACGGGAGGACATATTTCCTATGGATGGCAATACAGCACTCATTA AATCAGAACTTGTTGAGATTGCTGAGTCAATCCCAGACTCAATCAAAATTCCAGCCTCCATATTGAAGCTCTCCAGTACTGCAATTGGACAAG gtgaATTTGGCGTTGTGTACAAGGGAGTCCTGACAGACTGGAACAATGTACCTATTCAAGGGGTGGCCGTGAAGACACTGAAAG GTCTGTTCTCATTGTCGGATGTTCAGAGcatggtgtgtgaggtgaaCAAGATGCAGGACTTTGACCATCCTCACGTCATGTCCCTGATTGGGGTGTGTCTCGATGCTGGCCCCGGCATTGCCATAGTGATGCCATATATGGCAAACGGGAGTGTTATTGGATATCTCAAGAGAGAAAGGAGCAGCCTTGAGTTGGATGATGACTGTGAGATTGATCAG GTTCTGGAAGTGAGGAAACTGCTACTAAAGATGTGCCATCAGATAGCACTGGGAATGGCCTACTTGGCCGAGCAGAACTTTGTCCATCGCGACCTTGCGGccagaaactgcat GCTGGACTCGGGAGGAGGTATCAGGGTGGGGGACTTTGGTCTGGCTGAGGACGTCTATACTAGCGGCTACTTCAGACAGAACGACCGAGCGAATGTGAAGCTGCCCTACAAATGGATGGCCTTGGAGAGTCTCAACGATGCCATCTTCACAGAGAAAACTGATGTG TGGTCGTATGGTGTGACTATGTGGGAAGTCTTCAATGGAGGAAAGACCCCCTACCCTGCCGTGGACCCACACTCCCTCATCCAGCTGCTGGGAGAGGGGCGGAGACTAGAAAAACCTCTCAATGCAGCCTGTGCCATTGAGAT ttctaAGCTGATGCGTCAGTGTTGGAGGGAGGATCCAGAGGAGAGGCCAACCTTCTCACAACTGTCCTCCATTGTGGAGAGGCTACTGACATCCATTGCTGGCTACACTGAGCTCTGTATGGTGCTACTGAACCCAATTCAAGAAGCGGAGCAGCTCA AATGTGACAATTTACCCACACCCACTGAAGACGCTCATCGCTATGTCGATGGTCCACTAGATCACCCTCTATAG
- the LOC135345208 gene encoding hepatocyte growth factor receptor-like isoform X2, translating into MLVVCLNDLSCSVYNASNLIAGPIRSVSNAIGSLDFGVAIIASRDTFYTGEDNYGMVLKQFGEGFNRSSDNNPSGELNEFVLEDSDFSRQFYAYGGFVSGGFAYYVVVDFQPVSALAIRLLRVCNMPDCGGPSTCGVTALYELGINCGFQTITEDTCLCAVSLAEDFSGISGPTAVINLCYGGTNSICVVNITAVNEAMDAKYDSCIVSRTVGEKVGLPWRTGSDNCDTLPQPQETRNRCDTPSPVGLLILNGGIDIIAPVCINFGKSFIAIASVAVKVEHFSFVFVATNEPIIRGYDVSGTSTLGPDSAFYNQQLASNVLHLSWHEGLNYITAASWNSVFQIPIEECFQRLDCTSCTSDLNPLCGWCVVEKKCSRQTQCQNSSISSRWTQDNANCFTAATVEPMQLVLDPEILATELTVTLTSPGLPNLLPGESFYCHLADSEGRFPPIIVPAVEVTPGTVFSCDIEGLVPDYPGVTATINLGFQNSLFNEPFDITNQALTIYRCSAGESCKNCLGINNPCRWCNLNKQCSGTSAPCKNVSHFLQVFAGNDFTAECPLLDTPPSGGYTQPVRVAQDLRLTTRNLISPTDGFEYYCVVNGVSLTAQYENESSILCTVGSGQLTLSPGVGSFPVVVMVTWTGNDINHTLSNTMQQLSVTLYDCRDLASGYLECIAVRMGSEFACGWCGGSCEVMQECSNTFITEGDNPPAPVINSFTPMSGPVEGGTAITLRGTDFGRTFVDVQNSILTLGGVACIPLITGYIPWQQFVCETAHFLTEGSKDFSLTIDSRVAVVIGGSFTAIDPTVSSVTPTFGPMAGGTKVVVRGTALNVGNQEDTRVFLEVSESYYVCKILSIESQVICCSTSAANLTSTALVVVSIDAARVSNPGMVFSYRNNPNVTAVFPSNTIPSGGITLTFTGLDLDVVQQHVLEVYQPMGDPLRSNCSVVDNTTITCLTPSLTTTSLTPLDYALWFDDVPLITQAHFLISVQPDPSQFRLDSSQEVTSGTETLIRIVGDNVDSVETSEIRVIVGGEECTTTPSSLRGNEIICIAPLELPGGENSAIIQVNVGSNISQVLDQQLTYTSPVTAAVPLEIIIPSVLGVIVMIVCVMLIIFVRFYLNSRKKIVSIAVHEQMMEIVANTRTREDIFPMDGNTALIKSELVEIAESIPDSIKIPASILKLSSTAIGQGEFGVVYKGVLTDWNNVPIQGVAVKTLKGLFSLSDVQSMVCEVNKMQDFDHPHVMSLIGVCLDAGPGIAIVMPYMANGSVIGYLKRERSSLELDDDCEIDQVLEVRKLLLKMCHQIALGMAYLAEQNFVHRDLAARNCMLDSGGGIRVGDFGLAEDVYTSGYFRQNDRANVKLPYKWMALESLNDAIFTEKTDVWSYGVTMWEVFNGGKTPYPAVDPHSLIQLLGEGRRLEKPLNAACAIEISKLMRQCWREDPEERPTFSQLSSIVERLLTSIAGYTELCMVLLNPIQEAEQLKCDNLPTPTEDAHRYVDGPLDHPL; encoded by the exons ATGTTGGTGGTGTGTTTAAATGATCTCTCTTGCTCTGTCTACAATGCAAGTAACCTCATTGCTGGTCCTATCAGGAGTGTCAGTAATGCTATAGGAAGTTTGGATTTTGGAGTAGCTATCATTGCGTCAAGAGACACTTTCTACACTGGAGAAGACAATTATGGGATGGTACTGAAACAATTCGGAGAAGGTTTCAATAGATCGTCTGACAACAATCCATCAGGCGAACTCAATGAATTTGTTTTGGAAGATAGTGACTTTTCACGACAATTCTATGCATATGGTGGTTTTGTGAGTGGTGGATTTGCCTATTACGTTGTCGTCGACTTTCAACCTGTTAGTGCACTAGCTATAAGACTGTTACGTGTTTGCAACATGCCTGATTGTGGAGGCCCAAGTACCTGTGGAGTGACTGCTTTGTATGAACTGGGAATCAATTGTGGCTTTCAAACGATCACTGAAGATACTTGTTTATGTGCAGTGTCACTAGCAGAGGACTTCAGTGGGATATCTGGACCCACTGCTGTTATAAATCTTTGCTACGGTGGTACTAACTCTATTTGTGTGGTCAATATCACTGCTGTCAATGAAGCTATGGACGCTAAATATGACTCTTGTATTGTGTCACGGACTGTTGGAGAAAAAGTTGGCTTACCATGGAGAACAGGCTCAGATAACTGCGATACTCTGCCTCAGCCTCAG GAAACAAGGAACAGATGTGACACACCCAGTCCAGTCGGCCTTCTTATCCTAAATGGTGGTATTGACATAATAGCACCAGTTTGTATCAACTTTGGAAAGAGTTTTATCGCCATAGCTTCAGTAGCTGTGAAAGTGGAGCATTTTTCCTTTGTGTTTGTGGCAACTAATGAGCCCATTATAAGAGGA TACGATGTCAGTGGTACATCGACTCTGGGCCCCGATAGTGCATTCTACAATCAGCAATTGGCCTCTAATGTATTACATTTGTCATGGCACGAGGGTCTAAACTACATCACAGCAGCCTCTTGGAACTCT GTGTTCCAAATACCGATTGAAGAGTGCTTCCAGCGTTTAGACTGTACTAGTTGTACCAGTGACCTCAACCcgctgtgtgggtggtgtgtggtggagaAAAAGTGCTCTCGTCAGACGCAGTGTCAGAACTCCAGTATTTCTAGTAGATGGACACAGGACAATGCCAACTGTTTTACTGCTGCTACTGTGGAGCCTATGCAACTTGTGCTTGACCCTGAGATTCTTGCCACTGAG cTCACAGTGACCCTGACCTCTCCCGGCCTGCCTAACCTCCTTCCTGGAGAGAGCTTCTACTGTCATCTGGCGGACAGTGAAGGACGTTTCCCACCCATCATAGTACCAGCTGTTGAGGTCACCCCAGGAACAGTGTTCAGTTGTGATATTGAAGGACTGGTACCTGACTACCCTGGAGTGACTGCAACCATCAACCTGGGCTTTCAAAACTCTCTGTTCAATGAGCCATTTGATATCACCAACCAAGCGCTTACCATCTACAGGTGCTCAGCAGGAGAAAG CTGTAAGAATTGTCTTGGGATAAATAATCCGTGTCGATGGTGTAACCTCAACAAGCAATGCAGTGGAACATCAGCTCCTTGCAAGAATGTATCTCACTTCCTACAG GTGTTTGCAGGCAACGACTTCACTGCCGAGTGCCCCTTGTTGGACACGCCCCCCTCTGGTGGGTACACTCAACCAGTAAGGGTGGCCCAGGACCTTCGACTGACCACCAGGAACCTCATCTCCCCT ACAGATGGCTTTGAGTACTATTGTGTTGTGAATGGAGTTAGTCTGACAGCTCAGTATGAGAACGAGAGCTCCatcctgtgtacagtgggcAGTGGACAA CTCACACTTTCCCCTGGTGTTGGAAGTTTCCCTGTGGTTGTTATGGTAACCTGGACGGGGAATGACATCAACCACACACTGAGCAACACCATGCAACAACTTTCAG TGACGTTGTATGATTGTCGTGACTTGGCCAGTGGATATCTGGAATGTATTGCAGTCAGAATGGGGTCAGAGTTTgcatgtgggtggtgtgggggtaGTTGTGAGGTGATGCAAGAGTGCTCCAATACTTTCATTACTGAGGGGGACAATCCTCCTGCCCCTGTCATCAACTCATTCACTCCAATGTCAG GACCAGTTGAGGGTGGTACAGCAATCACTTTGAGGGGTACTGACTTCGGAAGAACTTTTGTTGACGTTCAGAACTCCATCCTTACATTAGGAGGCGTGGCTTGCATTCCCCTCATCACTGGTTATATACCATGGCAACAGTTTGTCTGTGAGACTGCACATTTTTTAACAGAAGGGTCAAAAGACTTCTCTCTGACTATTGACTCTAGAGTAGCCGTTGTAATTGGTGGCTCCTTCACTGCGATAGATCCTACTGTCAGCAGTGTGACTCCCACCTTTGGACCCATGGCCGGGGGAACTAAAGTGGTTGTGAGGGGTACTGCACTGAACGTGGGTAACCAGGAGGACACTAGAGTCTTTCTAGAGGTCAGCGAGTCATACTACGTCTGCAAAATATT ATCTATCGAGTCTCAAGTGATTTGTTGCAGTACCTCAGCAGCAAACCTCACCTCTACTGCTTTGGTGGTAGTGTCCATTGATGCTGCCAGAGTCAGCAATCCAGGAATGGTCTTCAGTTATCGTAACAACCCTAATGTGACTGCTGTGTTTCCTAGCAACACCATTCCCAGTGGAGGCATCACACTGACCTTTACTGGACTGGACTTGGACGTAGTACAGCAGCATGTGTTGGAGGTATACCAGCCAATGGGGGATCCTCTG AGGAGCAACTGCAGTGTTGTGGACAATACCACCATCACATGCTTGACTCCTAGTCTGACAACAACCTCACTCACCCCATTGGACTATGCCCTATGGTTTGATGATGTCCCACTCATTACACAAGCACACTTCCTTATCAGCGTCCAACCAGATCCTTCTCAATTTAGACTAGATAGTTCTCAAGAGGTCACCAGTGGCACAGAGACGCTCATACGCATTGTG GGTGATAATGTTGACTCAGTAGAGACCAGTGAGATAAGAGTGATCGTGGGAGGCGAGGAGTGTACTACGACACCTAGTAGTTTAAGAGGAAACGAAATCATCTGTATCGCCCCCTTGGAGCTCCCGGGAGGGGAAAACTCAGCCATCATTCAA GTGAACGTTGGGAGCAACATCTCTCAAGTATTGGACCAGCAGCTGACTTACACAAGTCCTGTGACTGCTGCAGTTCCACTGGAGATCATCATCCCGAGTGTTTTGGGGGTTATTgtgatgattgtgtgtgtaatgCTAATCATTTTTGTTCGTTTCTATCTGAACTCTCGGAAGAAGATCGTGTCAATTGCTGTGCATGAACAGATGATGGAAATCGTGGCTAATAC GAGAACACGGGAGGACATATTTCCTATGGATGGCAATACAGCACTCATTA AATCAGAACTTGTTGAGATTGCTGAGTCAATCCCAGACTCAATCAAAATTCCAGCCTCCATATTGAAGCTCTCCAGTACTGCAATTGGACAAG gtgaATTTGGCGTTGTGTACAAGGGAGTCCTGACAGACTGGAACAATGTACCTATTCAAGGGGTGGCCGTGAAGACACTGAAAG GTCTGTTCTCATTGTCGGATGTTCAGAGcatggtgtgtgaggtgaaCAAGATGCAGGACTTTGACCATCCTCACGTCATGTCCCTGATTGGGGTGTGTCTCGATGCTGGCCCCGGCATTGCCATAGTGATGCCATATATGGCAAACGGGAGTGTTATTGGATATCTCAAGAGAGAAAGGAGCAGCCTTGAGTTGGATGATGACTGTGAGATTGATCAG GTTCTGGAAGTGAGGAAACTGCTACTAAAGATGTGCCATCAGATAGCACTGGGAATGGCCTACTTGGCCGAGCAGAACTTTGTCCATCGCGACCTTGCGGccagaaactgcat GCTGGACTCGGGAGGAGGTATCAGGGTGGGGGACTTTGGTCTGGCTGAGGACGTCTATACTAGCGGCTACTTCAGACAGAACGACCGAGCGAATGTGAAGCTGCCCTACAAATGGATGGCCTTGGAGAGTCTCAACGATGCCATCTTCACAGAGAAAACTGATGTG TGGTCGTATGGTGTGACTATGTGGGAAGTCTTCAATGGAGGAAAGACCCCCTACCCTGCCGTGGACCCACACTCCCTCATCCAGCTGCTGGGAGAGGGGCGGAGACTAGAAAAACCTCTCAATGCAGCCTGTGCCATTGAGAT ttctaAGCTGATGCGTCAGTGTTGGAGGGAGGATCCAGAGGAGAGGCCAACCTTCTCACAACTGTCCTCCATTGTGGAGAGGCTACTGACATCCATTGCTGGCTACACTGAGCTCTGTATGGTGCTACTGAACCCAATTCAAGAAGCGGAGCAGCTCA AATGTGACAATTTACCCACACCCACTGAAGACGCTCATCGCTATGTCGATGGTCCACTAGATCACCCTCTATAG